The Cygnus olor isolate bCygOlo1 chromosome 33, bCygOlo1.pri.v2, whole genome shotgun sequence genome contains a region encoding:
- the LOC121062657 gene encoding HLA class II histocompatibility antigen, DR alpha chain-like isoform X2 has protein sequence MFDFDGDEIFHVDLQKSETIWRLPLFSKFASFEAQGALQNIAVDKQNMEIMMQRSNRSQGTIAPPEVTVFSEDPVELGDPNILICYVDKFWPSIITITWLKNGQEVVEGVSETVFYRQADNGFYKFSYLPFIPTRGDYYDCRVEHWGLPNALLTHWEPQVPLPASESTETLVCALGLAVGIVGIVVGTILIIKAMKMNSARNQRGLL, from the exons ATGTTCGATTTCGACGGGGATGAGATCTTCCACGTGGATCTGCAGAAGTCAGAGACCATCTGGCGCCTGCCCCTCTTCTCGAAGTTTGCCAGCTTCGAGGCCCAGGGAGCTCTGCAGAACATTGCCGTGGACAAGCAGAACATGGAGATCATGATGCAGAGGTCCAACCGCTCGCAGGGAACCATCG cGCCGCCCGAGGTGACGGTGTTCTCCGAGGACCCCGTGGAGCTGGGGGACCCCAACATCCTCATCTGCTACGTGGACAAGTTCTGGCCGTCCATCATCACCATCACGTGGCTGAAGAACGGGCAGGAGGTGGTGGAAGGCGTCTCCGAGACCGTTTTCTACCGCCAGGCGGACAACGGCTTCTACAAGTTCTCCTACCTGCCCTTCATCCCCACGCGGGGCGACTACTACGACTGCCGCGTGGAGCACTGGGGGCTGCCCAACGCGCTGCTGACGCACTGGG AGCCCCAGGTGCCCCTGCCCGCCTCCGAGAGCACCGAGACCCTGGTGTGCGCCCTGGGCCTGGCCGTGGGCATCGTCGGCATCGTCGTGGGCACCATCCTCATCATCAAGGCCATGAAGATGAACAGCGCCCGCAACCAGCGGGGCCTCTTGTGA
- the LOC121062657 gene encoding HLA class II histocompatibility antigen, DR alpha chain-like isoform X1: MAAGRGVPLVLLAVLALQGSGAVKVGNVLIQSEFYQRSETLKEEGGQYMFDFDGDEIFHVDLQKSETIWRLPLFSKFASFEAQGALQNIAVDKQNMEIMMQRSNRSQGTIAPPEVTVFSEDPVELGDPNILICYVDKFWPSIITITWLKNGQEVVEGVSETVFYRQADNGFYKFSYLPFIPTRGDYYDCRVEHWGLPNALLTHWEPQVPLPASESTETLVCALGLAVGIVGIVVGTILIIKAMKMNSARNQRGLL, from the exons ATGGCCGCAGGACGGGGCGTCccgctggtgctgctggccgTGCTGGCCCTGCAGGGCTCGGGGGCCGTGAAAG TGGGGAACGTGCTGATCCAGAGTGAATTCTACCAGCGATCTGAGACGCTGAAGGAGGAGGGCGGCCAGTACATGTTCGATTTCGACGGGGATGAGATCTTCCACGTGGATCTGCAGAAGTCAGAGACCATCTGGCGCCTGCCCCTCTTCTCGAAGTTTGCCAGCTTCGAGGCCCAGGGAGCTCTGCAGAACATTGCCGTGGACAAGCAGAACATGGAGATCATGATGCAGAGGTCCAACCGCTCGCAGGGAACCATCG cGCCGCCCGAGGTGACGGTGTTCTCCGAGGACCCCGTGGAGCTGGGGGACCCCAACATCCTCATCTGCTACGTGGACAAGTTCTGGCCGTCCATCATCACCATCACGTGGCTGAAGAACGGGCAGGAGGTGGTGGAAGGCGTCTCCGAGACCGTTTTCTACCGCCAGGCGGACAACGGCTTCTACAAGTTCTCCTACCTGCCCTTCATCCCCACGCGGGGCGACTACTACGACTGCCGCGTGGAGCACTGGGGGCTGCCCAACGCGCTGCTGACGCACTGGG AGCCCCAGGTGCCCCTGCCCGCCTCCGAGAGCACCGAGACCCTGGTGTGCGCCCTGGGCCTGGCCGTGGGCATCGTCGGCATCGTCGTGGGCACCATCCTCATCATCAAGGCCATGAAGATGAACAGCGCCCGCAACCAGCGGGGCCTCTTGTGA